In a single window of the Elaeis guineensis isolate ETL-2024a chromosome 6, EG11, whole genome shotgun sequence genome:
- the LOC105046997 gene encoding indole-3-acetic acid-amido synthetase GH3.10 isoform X2: MTVEEAAAAGEDQEIISWFEGVAENAGLVQTQTLRRIIELNHRTEYLQKWLGRDLQVQDLDPAALESLFISSVPLACHADHEPYIQRIADGDISPLLTQEPISTLSLSSGTTDGRPKYVPFTRFSSQSTLQIFRLGAAYRSRVFPIRAGGRILEFIYSSKQFQTKGGLTAGTATTHYFASEEFKTKQKRTKCFTCSPYEVIAGGDYKQSTYCHLLLGLAFSDQVEFVTSTFAYSIVQAFAAFEELWEELCDDLRGGTLSLRVTSPGMRRAVMDCLSPNPSLASNVEMKCRELEGSDWGSLIPKLWPNAKYIYSIMTGSMQPYLKKLRHYAGYLALVCADYGSTESWIGVNLEPHDTPERVTFTVIPTFSYFEFIPLYTRNKKDNSNLVVTDDFLEGDPLPLSRVKVGQQYEIVLTTFTGLYRYRLGDVVEVAGFYKGAPKLTFICRRKLILTVNIDKSTERDLQIVVEKGSRLLSQTRAEVVDFTSHADLAAHPGRYVIYWEVKGEAADGVLDACCREMDASFADHGYVVSRKTGSIGPLELRIVETGTFGKILEYYIGNGAAMSQFKTPRCTTNEVLLRILDRCTVKRFRSTAYG; this comes from the exons ATGACCGTCGAGGAGGCCGCGGCCGCGGGGGAGGACCAGGAGATCATATCCTGGTTCGAAGGGGTGGCCGAAAATGCCGGGCTGGTCCAGACGCAGACGCTCCGCCGCATCATCGAGCTCAACCACCGCACCGAGTACCTCCAGAAGTGGCTCGGCCGCGACCTTCAGGTTCAGGACCTGGACCCCGCGGCGCTGGAgtccctcttcatctcctccgtCCCTCTCGCCTGCCACGCCGACCACGAGCCCTACATCCAGAGGATCGCCGACGGGGATATCTCTCCCCTCCTCACCCAGGAGCCCATCAGCACGCTCTCCCTCAG TTCAGGAACCACGGATGGAAGGCCCAAGTATGTGCCCTTCACGCGCTTCAGCTCTCAGTCGActcttcaaatctttaggttgGGAGCTGCCTACAGATCAAG AGTGTTTCCAATAAGGGCTGGCGGAAGGATTCTTGAGTTCATCTACAGCAGCAAGCAGTTCCAGACCAAGGGAGGCCTCACGGCTGGCACAGCCACCACCCACTACTTCGCAAGCGAGGAGTTCAAGACCAAGCAGAAGAGAACCAAGTGCTTCACCTGCAGTCCCTACGAGGTGATCGCTGGGGGAGACTACAAGCAGTCCACCTACTGCCACCTCCTCCTCGGCCTCGCCTTCAGTGACCAGGTCGAGTTCGTCACGTCCACCTTCGCCTACAGCATCGTCCAGGCCTTCGCGGCCTTTGAGGAGCTGTGGGAGGAGCTCTGCGACGACCTGAGGGGAGGGACCCTCAGCCTCAGGGTCACCTCGCCGGGGATGAGGAGGGCCGTGATGGACTGCCTCTCCCCCAACCCTTCTCTGGCTTCCAACGTGGAGATGAAGTGCAGAGAGCTCGAGGGCTCGGACTGGGGCAGCCTCATACCTAAGCTGTGGCCCAACGCCAAGTACATCTACTCCATTATGACCGGGTCGATGCAACCTTACCTGAAGAAGTTGAGGCACTATGCCGGGTACCTGGCATTGGTTTGTGCCGATTATGGATCCACTGAGAGTTGGATTGGGGTAAATTTGGAACCGCATGATACCCCGGAGAGAGTTACTTTCACGGTGATTCccaccttctcttattttgagtTCATCCCTCTCTACACGCGGAACAAGAAAGACAACAGCAATTTGGTGGTAACTGATGACTTTCTGGAGGGTGACCCATTGCCGCTTTCCCGAGTCAAGGTTGGGCAGCAGTATGAGATTGTCCTCACCACTTTCACAG GCCTCTACAGATACAGGCTTGGAGACGTGGTGGAGGTGGCGGGATTTTACAAAGGAGCCCCAAAATTAACCTTTATTTGCAGGCGGAAGCTAATACTGACCGTGAATATCGACAAGAGCACagaaagggacctccagatagtGGTAGAGAAAGGGTCCAGGCTCCTGAGCCAGACCAGGGCCGAGGTGGTCGACTTCACCAGCCATGCAGACCTTGCAGCGCATCCAGGCCGCTACGTGATCTACTGGGAAGTCAAGGGCGAGGCCGCGGACGGCGTCCTCGACGCGTGCTGCCGGGAAATGGATGCGTCCTTCGCGGACCATGGCTACGTGGTCTCGAGAAAGACCGGTTCCATCGGGCCCTTGGAGCTCCGGATCGTGGAGACTGGCACGTTTGGGAAAATACTGGAGTATTACATTGGCAACGGTGCCGCCATGAGCCAGTTCAAGACACCCAGGTGCACCACCAACGAGGTGCTGCTGAGGATCCTGGACCGGTGCACGGTCAAGCGCTTCAGAAGCACGGCCTATGGGTGA
- the LOC105046997 gene encoding indole-3-acetic acid-amido synthetase GH3.10 isoform X1: MTVEEAAAAGEDQEIISWFEGVAENAGLVQTQTLRRIIELNHRTEYLQKWLGRDLQVQDLDPAALESLFISSVPLACHADHEPYIQRIADGDISPLLTQEPISTLSLSSGTTDGRPKYVPFTRFSSQSTLQIFRLGAAYRSRVFPIRAGGRILEFIYSSKQFQTKGGLTAGTATTHYFASEEFKTKQKRTKCFTCSPYEVIAGGDYKQSTYCHLLLGLAFSDQVEFVTSTFAYSIVQAFAAFEELWEELCDDLRGGTLSLRVTSPGMRRAVMDCLSPNPSLASNVEMKCRELEGSDWGSLIPKLWPNAKYIYSIMTGSMQPYLKKLRHYAGYLALVCADYGSTESWIGVNLEPHDTPERVTFTVIPTFSYFEFIPLYTRNKKDNSNLVVTDDFLEGDPLPLSRVKVGQQYEIVLTTFTDSHSPSTWNSLTSKRPPFRPLQIQAWRRGGGGGILQRSPKINLYLQAEANTDREYRQEHRKGPPDSGRERVQAPEPDQGRGGRLHQPCRPCSASRPLRDLLGSQGRGRGRRPRRVLPGNGCVLRGPWLRGLEKDRFHRALGAPDRGDWHVWENTGVLHWQRCRHEPVQDTQVHHQRGAAEDPGPVHGQALQKHGLWVNHEVVLSLFYLPVRL; this comes from the exons ATGACCGTCGAGGAGGCCGCGGCCGCGGGGGAGGACCAGGAGATCATATCCTGGTTCGAAGGGGTGGCCGAAAATGCCGGGCTGGTCCAGACGCAGACGCTCCGCCGCATCATCGAGCTCAACCACCGCACCGAGTACCTCCAGAAGTGGCTCGGCCGCGACCTTCAGGTTCAGGACCTGGACCCCGCGGCGCTGGAgtccctcttcatctcctccgtCCCTCTCGCCTGCCACGCCGACCACGAGCCCTACATCCAGAGGATCGCCGACGGGGATATCTCTCCCCTCCTCACCCAGGAGCCCATCAGCACGCTCTCCCTCAG TTCAGGAACCACGGATGGAAGGCCCAAGTATGTGCCCTTCACGCGCTTCAGCTCTCAGTCGActcttcaaatctttaggttgGGAGCTGCCTACAGATCAAG AGTGTTTCCAATAAGGGCTGGCGGAAGGATTCTTGAGTTCATCTACAGCAGCAAGCAGTTCCAGACCAAGGGAGGCCTCACGGCTGGCACAGCCACCACCCACTACTTCGCAAGCGAGGAGTTCAAGACCAAGCAGAAGAGAACCAAGTGCTTCACCTGCAGTCCCTACGAGGTGATCGCTGGGGGAGACTACAAGCAGTCCACCTACTGCCACCTCCTCCTCGGCCTCGCCTTCAGTGACCAGGTCGAGTTCGTCACGTCCACCTTCGCCTACAGCATCGTCCAGGCCTTCGCGGCCTTTGAGGAGCTGTGGGAGGAGCTCTGCGACGACCTGAGGGGAGGGACCCTCAGCCTCAGGGTCACCTCGCCGGGGATGAGGAGGGCCGTGATGGACTGCCTCTCCCCCAACCCTTCTCTGGCTTCCAACGTGGAGATGAAGTGCAGAGAGCTCGAGGGCTCGGACTGGGGCAGCCTCATACCTAAGCTGTGGCCCAACGCCAAGTACATCTACTCCATTATGACCGGGTCGATGCAACCTTACCTGAAGAAGTTGAGGCACTATGCCGGGTACCTGGCATTGGTTTGTGCCGATTATGGATCCACTGAGAGTTGGATTGGGGTAAATTTGGAACCGCATGATACCCCGGAGAGAGTTACTTTCACGGTGATTCccaccttctcttattttgagtTCATCCCTCTCTACACGCGGAACAAGAAAGACAACAGCAATTTGGTGGTAACTGATGACTTTCTGGAGGGTGACCCATTGCCGCTTTCCCGAGTCAAGGTTGGGCAGCAGTATGAGATTGTCCTCACCACTTTCACAG ATTCACACAGTCCTTCAACATGGAACTCCCTGACTTCAAAGAGACCCCCTTTCAGGCCTCTACAGATACAGGCTTGGAGACGTGGTGGAGGTGGCGGGATTTTACAAAGGAGCCCCAAAATTAACCTTTATTTGCAGGCGGAAGCTAATACTGACCGTGAATATCGACAAGAGCACagaaagggacctccagatagtGGTAGAGAAAGGGTCCAGGCTCCTGAGCCAGACCAGGGCCGAGGTGGTCGACTTCACCAGCCATGCAGACCTTGCAGCGCATCCAGGCCGCTACGTGATCTACTGGGAAGTCAAGGGCGAGGCCGCGGACGGCGTCCTCGACGCGTGCTGCCGGGAAATGGATGCGTCCTTCGCGGACCATGGCTACGTGGTCTCGAGAAAGACCGGTTCCATCGGGCCCTTGGAGCTCCGGATCGTGGAGACTGGCACGTTTGGGAAAATACTGGAGTATTACATTGGCAACGGTGCCGCCATGAGCCAGTTCAAGACACCCAGGTGCACCACCAACGAGGTGCTGCTGAGGATCCTGGACCGGTGCACGGTCAAGCGCTTCAGAAGCACGGCCTATGGGTGAATCATGAGGTGGTCCTTTCTCTATTCTATTTACCTGTGAGGTTGTAG